In Vigna unguiculata cultivar IT97K-499-35 chromosome 3, ASM411807v1, whole genome shotgun sequence, a single genomic region encodes these proteins:
- the LOC114179331 gene encoding transcription factor MYB8-like — protein sequence MRKPASDIKDLNKGAWSKQEDQKLIDYINKHGEVCWRTLPQAAGLLRCGKSCRLRWINYLRPDLKRGNFAEDEEDLIIKLHALLGNRWSLIAGRLPGRTDNEVKNYWNSHIKRKLISKGIDPNNHRLDHKVPFLQNPPMSEDASEPFRTKLVEKNEPCKSPRHVYGDVSDDASGEAQSSYALPDLNLDLSIAIPSESRTVSENNLKPFRQSYSSRKLPHDSPSTLLLFQ from the exons ATGAGAAAACCTGCTTCTGATATCAAAGACTTGAACAAAGGAGCTTGGTCCAAACAAGAAGACCAGAAACTCATAGATTATATCAACAAACACGGCGAGGTTTGTTGGCGTACACTCCCTCAGGCTGCAG GTTTACTTCGGTGTGGCAAAAGTTGCAGACTGAGATGGATAAACTATCTAAGACCAGACCTTAAAAGAGGCAACTTtgctgaagatgaagaagatctCATCATCAAGCTTCATGCGCTACTTGGCAACCG GTGGTCACTTATAGCAGGGAGATTACCCGGTCGTACAGATAACGAAGTGAAGAACTATTGGAATTCTCATATAAAAAGGAAGCTAATTAGCAAAGGCATTGATCCAAATAATCATCGATTAGATCACAAAGTCCCTTTCCTTCAGAATCCACCCATGTCTGAAGATGCTTCAGAACCTTTTCGCACGAAACTTGTTGAAAAGAACGAGCCATGTAAATCACCTCGTCATGTTTATGGTGATGTCTCAGATGATGCAAGTGGCGAGGCTCAGTCATCGTATGCCCTTCCGGATTTAAACCTTGATCTCTCTATCGCCATTCCTTCAGAATCACGCACTGTTTCTGAAAACAATCTAAAACCCTTTCGTCAATCTTATTCATCCAGGAAACTGCCTCATGATTCTCCTTCAACACTTCTTCTGTTTCAGTAA